A single region of the Aeromonas hydrophila subsp. hydrophila ATCC 7966 genome encodes:
- a CDS encoding zinc-binding alcohol dehydrogenase family protein, which produces MKAIALTHYLPSDHPHCFIEANLADPTPGPRDLLVRVKATSINPVDTKVRAPKAKVESSPRVLGWDAVGEVIAVGREVTLFKAGDRVWYAGDISRPGSNSALQLVDERIAALAPTSLSDVEAAALPLTAITAWETLFERMRLTRESSGKLLIIGGAGGVGSIAIQLARQLTGMEVIATASRPETRAWCLQMGAHQVVSHHQLQEELTALGITQVDAIFCTNATEQHWDAMASLISPFGHICTIAESSEPWDLSLLKSKSVTFSQEFMFTRSLFQTPDMIEQHNLLGLVAALVDQGVVKTTLSKVVAELTPATLAQAHAEVEAGRMVGKLVIDMSQFGN; this is translated from the coding sequence ATGAAAGCCATCGCCCTGACCCACTATCTGCCGAGCGATCATCCCCACTGCTTCATCGAAGCCAATCTGGCCGACCCGACACCGGGCCCGCGCGACCTGCTGGTGCGGGTCAAGGCCACCTCCATCAACCCGGTGGACACCAAGGTGCGAGCCCCCAAGGCCAAGGTCGAGAGCAGCCCGCGAGTGCTGGGCTGGGACGCCGTAGGCGAAGTGATCGCCGTCGGCCGCGAGGTGACCCTGTTCAAGGCGGGCGACCGGGTCTGGTATGCCGGCGACATCAGCCGCCCCGGCAGCAACAGCGCCCTGCAACTGGTGGATGAGCGCATCGCCGCCCTCGCCCCCACCAGCCTGAGCGACGTGGAAGCCGCGGCCCTGCCGCTCACCGCCATCACCGCCTGGGAGACCCTGTTCGAGCGCATGCGCCTCACCCGCGAGAGCAGCGGCAAGCTGCTGATCATCGGCGGCGCCGGTGGCGTGGGCTCCATCGCCATCCAGCTGGCCCGCCAGCTCACCGGCATGGAGGTGATCGCCACCGCCTCGCGCCCCGAGACCCGGGCCTGGTGCCTGCAGATGGGGGCCCACCAGGTGGTGAGCCATCACCAGTTGCAGGAGGAGCTCACTGCCCTCGGCATCACTCAGGTGGACGCCATCTTCTGCACCAATGCCACCGAGCAGCACTGGGATGCCATGGCCAGCCTCATCAGCCCGTTCGGCCATATCTGCACCATCGCCGAATCGAGCGAGCCCTGGGACCTCTCCCTGCTCAAGAGCAAGAGCGTCACCTTCAGCCAGGAGTTCATGTTTACCCGCTCCCTGTTCCAGACCCCGGACATGATCGAGCAACACAACCTGCTGGGGCTGGTCGCCGCCCTGGTGGACCAGGGCGTGGTCAAGACCACCCTCAGCAAGGTGGTGGCCGAGCTGACCCCGGCTACCCTGGCTCAGGCTCATGCCGAGGTGGAAGCCGGCCGCATGGTGGGCAAGCTGGTGATTGACATGAGCCAGTTCGGCAACTAA